A region from the Lycium barbarum isolate Lr01 chromosome 8, ASM1917538v2, whole genome shotgun sequence genome encodes:
- the LOC132607903 gene encoding uncharacterized protein LOC132607903 — protein MTDNYKGWHEPLSYALLGYRTTARTSTGATPYLLVYATEAVIPAEVEIPSLRMIREAELDNAEWVQARYEQLALIDEKRMVVVCHDQLYRQRMARAFNKRVKTRLFQIGQIVLKRIFPYKVEYKGKFDPNWQGPYVVRKVLSGRAVVLREMDGQEWPKPITSDAIKRYYA, from the coding sequence ATGACAGACAATTACAAAGGTTGGCACGAGCCATTGTCTTATGCTTTACTGGGATACCGTACTACAGCTAGAACTTCAACAGGAGCAACTCCATACCTGCTAGTCTATGCTACTGAAGCGGTTATACCTGCAGAGGTCGAGATACCTTCCTTAAGGATGATCCGAGAAGCAGAATTGGACAATGCTGAATGGGTCCAAGCTCGGTATGAGCAATTGGCTTTAATTGACGAGAAAAGGATGGTTGTCGTATGCCACGATCAATTATACCGACAAAGGATGGCAAGAGCTTTCAACAAACGAGTTAAGACTCGACTTTTTCAAATTGGGCAGATAGTGCTCAAAAGGATTTTCCCATATAAAGTTGAATACAAAGGGAAATTCGATCCCAACTGGCAAGGTCCTTACGTGGTTCGCAAAGTACTCTCTGGAAGAGCGGTGGTACTGAGAgaaatggacggacaagagtggccaaAGCCAATCACATCAGACgcaatcaagcgctactatgcatGA